In a genomic window of Rhinopithecus roxellana isolate Shanxi Qingling chromosome 2, ASM756505v1, whole genome shotgun sequence:
- the PRDM8 gene encoding PR domain zinc finger protein 8 isoform X3, with translation MEDTGIQRGIWDGDAKAVQQCLTDIFTSVYTTCDIPENAIFGPCVLSHTSLYDSIAFIALKSTDKRTVPYIFRVDTSAANGSSEGLMWLRLVQSARDKEEQNLEAYIKNGQLFYRSLRRIAKDEELLVWYGKELTELLLLCPSRSHNKMNAGSSPYTCLECSQRFQFEFPYVAHLRFRCPKRLHSADISPQDEQGGGVGTKDHGGGGGGGGKDQQQQQQEAPLGPGPKFCKAGPLHHYPAPSPESSNPPSAAGGSSAKPSTDFHNLARELENSRGGSSCSPAQSLSTGSGSGGGGGHQEAELSPDGIATGGGKGKRKFPEEAAEGGGGAGLVGSRGRFAERPLPASKEDLVCTPQQYRASGSYFGLEENGRLFAPPSPETGEAKRSAFVEVKKATRAAGLQEEGTADGGGVASEDQDAGGGGGSSTPAAASPVGAEKMLAPRPGGPLPSRLEGGSPARSSAFTSVPQLGSAGSTGGGGGTGAGAAGGAGGGQGAASDERKSAFSQPARSFSQLSPLVLGQKLGALEPCHPADGVGPTRLYPAAADPLAVKLQGAADLNGGCGSLPSGGGGLPKQSPFLYATAFWPKSSAAAAAAAAAAAAGPLQLQLPSALTLLPPSFTSLCLPAQNWCAKCNASFRMTSDLVYHMRSHHKKEYAMEPLVKRRREEKLKCPICNESFRERHHLSRHMTSHN, from the exons ATGGAGGATACAGGCATCCAGCGAGGCATCTGGGATGGAGATGCCAAGGCTGTCCAACAATGTCTGACAGATATTTTTACCAGCGTTTACACCACCTGCGACATCCCTGAGAATGCTATATTTGGTCCCTGTGTCCTGAGCCATACTTCCCTATATGACAGCATTGCTTTCATAGCTCTCAAGTCTACTGACAAGAGAACAGTACCTTATATCTTTCGG GTAGACACCTCAGCAGCAAATGGTTCCTCAGAAGGTCTCATGTGGCTGCGGTTGGTCCAGTCGGCCAGAGATAAGGAAGAGCAGAACCTTGAAGCCTATATAAAAAACGGACAGCTGTTTTACCGCTCTCTTCGCAGGATTGCCAAAGATGAGGAGTTACTAGTTTGGTACGGGAAAGAACTGACTGAGTTACTCTTGCTCTGCCCCTCTAGATCCCACAACAAAATGAATG CAGGGTCGTCCCCTTACACATGCCTGGAATGCAGCCAACGTTTCCAGTTTGAGTTCCCCTATGTGGCGCATCTGCGTTTCCGCTGCCCCAAGAGACTTCACAGCGCTGATATAAGTCCCCAAGACGAGCAAGGCGGCGGCGTGGGCACCAAGGACcacgggggcggcggcggcggtggtggcaaagaccagcagcagcagcagcaggaggcacCTTTAGGCCCGGGTCCCAAGTTTTGCAAAGCCGGTCCCCTCCACCACTACCCAGCCCCCTCCCCCGAAAGCAGCAACCCACCCTCTGCCGCCGGCGGCAGCAGCGCAAAACCATCCACAGACTTCCACAACCTGGCCAGAGAGCTGGAAAACTCCCGGGGAGGCAGCAGCTGCTCCCCAGCACAGAGCCTCAGCACTggcagcggcagcggcggcggcggcggccaccaggaggcggagctgagTCCCGACGGCATCGCTACGGGCGGCGGCAAAGGAAAGAGGAAATTCCCGGAGGAGGCGGCGGAGGGCGGCGGTGGCGCGGGTCTGGTAGGCAGCCGGGGCCGCTTCGCAGAGCGGCCCCTCCCGGCCTCCAAGGAGGATCTGGTGTGCACACCGCAGCAGTACCGAGCCTCGGGCAGCTACTTCGGCCTGGAAGAGAACGGCCGCCTCTTCGCGCCGCCCAGTCCCGAGACGGGAGAGGCGAAGCGCAGCGCCTTCGTGGAGGTGAAGAAGGCGACCCGCGCGGCAGGCCTGCAGGAGGAGGGGACCGCCGACGGCGGAGGCGTCGCCTCCGAAGACCAGGAcgctggcggcggcggcggctcctcCACACCCGCGGCCGCATCGCCGGTAGGGGCCGAGAAGATGCTGGCCCCGCGGCCCGGGGGCCCGCTGCCCAGCCGGCTCGAGGGCGGCAGTCCTGCGAGGAGCAGCGCCTTCACTTCGGTGCCGCAGCTGGGCAGCGCGGGCAGCACCGGCGGTGGGGGCGGCACGGGCGCCGGGGCCGCAGGCGGCGCGGGCGGGGGACAGGGCGCCGCGTCGGACGAGCGCAAAAGCGCCTTCTCGCAGCCAGCACGCTCCTTCTCGCAGCTGTCCCCGCTGGTGCTGGGCCAGAAGCTGGGCGCGCTCGAGCCATGCCACCCCGCCGACGGCGTGGGCCCCACCAGACTCTACCCCGCCGCCGCGGACCCTCTAGCGGTGAAGCTCCAGGGGGCCGCGGACCTGAACGGAGGTTGCGGGTCCCTGCCTAGCGGCGGCGGGGGCCTACCTAAGCAGAGCCCCTTCCTGTACGCCACCGCGTTCTGGCCCAAGAGTTCCGCTGCCGCTGCAGCCGCAGCTGCTGCGGCGGCCGCGGGGCCtttgcagctgcagctgccctcGGCGCTGACGCTGCTGCCGCCCTCCTTCACCTCGCTGTGTCTGCC
- the PRDM8 gene encoding PR domain zinc finger protein 8 isoform X4 has translation MEDTGIQRGIWDGDAKAVQQCLTDIFTSVYTTCDIPENAIFGPCVLSHTSLYDSIAFIALKSTDKRTVPYIFRVDTSAANGSSEGLMWLRLVQSARDKEEQNLEAYIKNGQLFYRSLRRIAKDEELLVWYGKELTELLLLCPSRSHNKMNGSSPYTCLECSQRFQFEFPYVAHLRFRCPKRLHSADISPQDEQGGGVGTKDHGGGGGGGGKDQQQQQQEAPLGPGPKFCKAGPLHHYPAPSPESSNPPSAAGGSSAKPSTDFHNLARELENSRGGSSCSPAQSLSTGSGSGGGGGHQEAELSPDGIATGGGKGKRKFPEEAAEGGGGAGLVGSRGRFAERPLPASKEDLVCTPQQYRASGSYFGLEENGRLFAPPSPETGEAKRSAFVEVKKATRAAGLQEEGTADGGGVASEDQDAGGGGGSSTPAAASPVGAEKMLAPRPGGPLPSRLEGGSPARSSAFTSVPQLGSAGSTGGGGGTGAGAAGGAGGGQGAASDERKSAFSQPARSFSQLSPLVLGQKLGALEPCHPADGVGPTRLYPAAADPLAVKLQGAADLNGGCGSLPSGGGGLPKQSPFLYATAFWPKSSAAAAAAAAAAAAGPLQLQLPSALTLLPPSFTSLCLPAQNWCAKCNASFRMTSDLVYHMRSHHKKEYAMEPLVKRRREEKLKCPICNESFRERHHLSRHMTSHN, from the exons ATGGAGGATACAGGCATCCAGCGAGGCATCTGGGATGGAGATGCCAAGGCTGTCCAACAATGTCTGACAGATATTTTTACCAGCGTTTACACCACCTGCGACATCCCTGAGAATGCTATATTTGGTCCCTGTGTCCTGAGCCATACTTCCCTATATGACAGCATTGCTTTCATAGCTCTCAAGTCTACTGACAAGAGAACAGTACCTTATATCTTTCGG GTAGACACCTCAGCAGCAAATGGTTCCTCAGAAGGTCTCATGTGGCTGCGGTTGGTCCAGTCGGCCAGAGATAAGGAAGAGCAGAACCTTGAAGCCTATATAAAAAACGGACAGCTGTTTTACCGCTCTCTTCGCAGGATTGCCAAAGATGAGGAGTTACTAGTTTGGTACGGGAAAGAACTGACTGAGTTACTCTTGCTCTGCCCCTCTAGATCCCACAACAAAATGAATG GGTCGTCCCCTTACACATGCCTGGAATGCAGCCAACGTTTCCAGTTTGAGTTCCCCTATGTGGCGCATCTGCGTTTCCGCTGCCCCAAGAGACTTCACAGCGCTGATATAAGTCCCCAAGACGAGCAAGGCGGCGGCGTGGGCACCAAGGACcacgggggcggcggcggcggtggtggcaaagaccagcagcagcagcagcaggaggcacCTTTAGGCCCGGGTCCCAAGTTTTGCAAAGCCGGTCCCCTCCACCACTACCCAGCCCCCTCCCCCGAAAGCAGCAACCCACCCTCTGCCGCCGGCGGCAGCAGCGCAAAACCATCCACAGACTTCCACAACCTGGCCAGAGAGCTGGAAAACTCCCGGGGAGGCAGCAGCTGCTCCCCAGCACAGAGCCTCAGCACTggcagcggcagcggcggcggcggcggccaccaggaggcggagctgagTCCCGACGGCATCGCTACGGGCGGCGGCAAAGGAAAGAGGAAATTCCCGGAGGAGGCGGCGGAGGGCGGCGGTGGCGCGGGTCTGGTAGGCAGCCGGGGCCGCTTCGCAGAGCGGCCCCTCCCGGCCTCCAAGGAGGATCTGGTGTGCACACCGCAGCAGTACCGAGCCTCGGGCAGCTACTTCGGCCTGGAAGAGAACGGCCGCCTCTTCGCGCCGCCCAGTCCCGAGACGGGAGAGGCGAAGCGCAGCGCCTTCGTGGAGGTGAAGAAGGCGACCCGCGCGGCAGGCCTGCAGGAGGAGGGGACCGCCGACGGCGGAGGCGTCGCCTCCGAAGACCAGGAcgctggcggcggcggcggctcctcCACACCCGCGGCCGCATCGCCGGTAGGGGCCGAGAAGATGCTGGCCCCGCGGCCCGGGGGCCCGCTGCCCAGCCGGCTCGAGGGCGGCAGTCCTGCGAGGAGCAGCGCCTTCACTTCGGTGCCGCAGCTGGGCAGCGCGGGCAGCACCGGCGGTGGGGGCGGCACGGGCGCCGGGGCCGCAGGCGGCGCGGGCGGGGGACAGGGCGCCGCGTCGGACGAGCGCAAAAGCGCCTTCTCGCAGCCAGCACGCTCCTTCTCGCAGCTGTCCCCGCTGGTGCTGGGCCAGAAGCTGGGCGCGCTCGAGCCATGCCACCCCGCCGACGGCGTGGGCCCCACCAGACTCTACCCCGCCGCCGCGGACCCTCTAGCGGTGAAGCTCCAGGGGGCCGCGGACCTGAACGGAGGTTGCGGGTCCCTGCCTAGCGGCGGCGGGGGCCTACCTAAGCAGAGCCCCTTCCTGTACGCCACCGCGTTCTGGCCCAAGAGTTCCGCTGCCGCTGCAGCCGCAGCTGCTGCGGCGGCCGCGGGGCCtttgcagctgcagctgccctcGGCGCTGACGCTGCTGCCGCCCTCCTTCACCTCGCTGTGTCTGCC